From the genome of Uranotaenia lowii strain MFRU-FL chromosome 1, ASM2978415v1, whole genome shotgun sequence, one region includes:
- the LOC129739233 gene encoding GATA zinc finger domain-containing protein 10: MRNKIAALVLLASVLCPGSAIGGLLRNPKVYNAVITTDENLTPSRAYPVVQPVVHEAGLSYPFGAFGPFGLYNAFNAYPGLYQPTSSSGTSAQHQQAPAVTNSRLIAASPQLQDRQQFQQQFHQQQHLQHHAQQQHQQHQQHLQQAEFIQGRNSFYPLRTAEPEPQLQETPIETIPVPKPVPETHQPLREAAGQEIIPEPNNSIAPKAPEGPRPNYEAGHPVDSKSPLQLNEFGLPPSLIPLNNYHGQQPQQFQLQGYPYNFPALYDGFSNYNPSQYQSVLPPFGYYPQFAQPNPYFAAGVPSHPGNSVDPQLSQRAGREQDLDDAEKDRPQEDGAPEAGPSTEDAAEAAKAEADDSKSGEPEGAASPVPSPAESTNISESIKNNANKNKAIPDVAPPPIPSGAKATQ; encoded by the exons ATTGCGGCCCTGGTTCTGTTGGCATCAGTTCTTTGCCCTGGCAGCGCCATCGGTGGACTGCTGAGGAACCCCAAGGTCTACAACGCGGTCATAACGACCGACGAAAACTTGACCCCAAGCCGAGCCTATCCGGTGGTCCAGCCGGTGGTTCATGAAGCCGGTCTCAGTTATCCGTTTGGCGCTTTCGGTCCGTTCGGATTATACAACGCATTCAACGCCTACCCGGGATTGTACCAGCCAACGTCCTCCAGCGGAACTTCGGCGCAACATCAGCAGGCCCCAGCTGTAACCAATTCCAGACTGATAGCTGCGTCGCCACAGCTGCAGGATCGGCAACAGTTCCAGCAGCAATTCCATCAGCAGCAACATTTGCAGCATCATGCCCAGCAGCAACAccagcagcaccagcaacaTCTGCAACAGGCCGAGTTCATCCAAGGGCGTAACTCGTTCTATCCCTTGAGGACAGCTGAACCG GAACCACAACTCCAGGAGACTCCCATCGAAACCATCCCGGTGCCCAAACCAGTTCCCGAGACTCACCAACCTCTTCGGGAAGCTGCCGGTCAGGAAATAATCCCCGAACCAAACAACAGCATTGCACCGAAAGCACCGGAAGGACCTCGCCCCAACTACGAAGCCGGCCACCCGGTCGATTCCAAGAGCCCCCTACAACTGAACGAATTCGGTCTGCCACCAAGTTTGATCCCTCTTAACAACTACCATGGCCAGCAGCCACAACAGTTCCAACTTCAAGGATACCCCTACAACTTCCCAGCCCTCTACGATGGCTTCAGCAACTACAATCCATCCCAGTACCAATCGGTGCTGCCACCTTTCGGATACTACCCACAGTTTGCCCAACCTAACCCCTACTTTGCCGCCGGAGTTCCTTCCCATCCCGGAAATTCCGTTGACCCACAACTGAGCCAACGGGCTGGACGCGAACAAGATTTGGATGATGCCGAAAAGGATAGACCCCAGGAGGACGGTGCTCCTGAAGCTGGTCCTTCTACGGAAGATGCCGCAGAAGCCGCCAAAGCAGAAGCAGACGATAGTAAATCAGGCGAACCGGAAGGTGCCGCATCGCCAGTTCCATCTCCAGCTGAAAGTACCAACATCTCCGAGAGCATCAAGAACAACGCCAACAAAAACAAGGCCATTCCGGATGTGGCACCCCCACCGATCCCATCCGGAGCGAAAGCTACCCAATGA